One segment of Dehalococcoidia bacterium DNA contains the following:
- a CDS encoding ATP-binding cassette domain-containing protein — protein MTEDIRCPKCGSKTVVRTVKRGPNVSRSFHVCTRYPECKGKVAIREQNGTIIQAKAVHKTYDTGKVTVDALRGVDLSITRGEMVAVMGPSGCGKTTLLNVLSGLDDVTRGKVVIDGDSIHAMSDKQRTRYRAEKMGFVFQSFNLLPVLSAVENVELPLLMAGVKPGNARRRAQEALALVGLEEEAPKLPAEMSGGQQQRATVARALVNEPAIVWADEPTGNLDSENAAEVVNLLCRMNKEKSQTFVIVTHDIAVGRKTDRILRMADGQIVEELRMGGC, from the coding sequence ATGACAGAAGATATTAGATGTCCCAAATGCGGCTCCAAAACAGTTGTGCGGACAGTAAAAAGAGGCCCGAATGTTAGCCGCTCATTCCATGTATGCACTCGTTACCCTGAGTGCAAAGGGAAAGTAGCAATAAGAGAGCAAAATGGCACCATTATTCAGGCGAAAGCAGTTCATAAGACCTACGATACGGGCAAGGTGACGGTGGATGCCCTCAGGGGTGTTGATCTGAGCATCACGAGGGGGGAGATGGTGGCCGTCATGGGGCCCTCCGGCTGCGGTAAAACAACCCTCCTTAACGTCCTTTCGGGGCTAGATGATGTTACCAGGGGCAAGGTGGTCATTGATGGTGACTCTATTCACGCTATGTCGGACAAGCAGCGCACCCGCTACCGAGCGGAGAAGATGGGGTTTGTCTTCCAGTCCTTCAATCTGCTACCGGTCCTCAGCGCCGTGGAGAACGTAGAACTTCCCCTCCTAATGGCCGGGGTGAAGCCAGGGAATGCCCGGAGGCGGGCACAGGAGGCCCTGGCCCTCGTGGGCCTGGAAGAGGAGGCGCCCAAGCTCCCCGCGGAGATGTCCGGCGGCCAGCAGCAGAGGGCGACTGTCGCCCGGGCGCTGGTCAATGAGCCAGCCATCGTGTGGGCCGACGAGCCCACGGGCAACCTGGACAGCGAGAATGCTGCCGAGGTAGTTAACCTGCTGTGCAGGATGAATAAGGAAAAGTCGCAGACCTTCGTCATAGTCACTCATGATATTGCCGTCGGTCGCAAGACGGATCGGATCCTGCGGATGGCGGATGGCCAGATCGTGGAGGAGCTCCGTATGGGTGGTTGCTAA
- a CDS encoding antibiotic biosynthesis monooxygenase, giving the protein MFARITLFEIDTLRISLDDALERFKELIVPEVRKREGYEGMYVMRTPEGKGLILSLWASEEAAAAGIASGYYEEQVAKFMALFRAPPGRENYEVVFAEAPGLKGD; this is encoded by the coding sequence ATGTTTGCAAGGATAACGCTGTTTGAGATCGATACGCTCAGAATCAGCCTGGACGACGCGCTGGAGCGATTTAAAGAGTTAATCGTGCCAGAGGTGCGAAAACGGGAAGGATACGAGGGTATGTATGTGATGCGCACCCCCGAGGGCAAGGGCCTCATTTTAAGCCTGTGGGCGAGTGAAGAAGCAGCTGCGGCTGGCATAGCGAGTGGATATTACGAGGAGCAGGTCGCCAAGTTTATGGCCCTGTTTCGCGCGCCGCCTGGTCGTGAGAACTACGAGGTGGTCTTTGCTGAAGCCCCCGGTTTGAAGGGCGACTAA
- a CDS encoding FtsX-like permease family protein: MEKLFGIPIDQLMIVLLVIFGLGVAIMAVVAVRNRVIFKMALRNPPRRRAQTALIVLGLMLATLLFSASFTTGDTLSHSIRVEVLSVIGEIDVMVLSETPEASGRTAYFDQAYFETVREGLEGVPEVEGVAPLAAEVAPVVALDTGLNEPQVSIFGYAGEWMSGFDVLEDEQGSILSLSDLAGGQVYISSELASELGVDTGDTVNVYLGSQPAAMEVAGVYEKGANPAGELSLVMPLPQLQALSGNEGKINYIIITNRGDAIQGAQHTDAVLSSLEPLLEGSGLEAEPVKQDFLDDADAAGSAFSAIFLMFGQFSIAAGILLIFLIFVMLAAERKGELGIARAVGAQQGHIIRMFAFEGAIYALIAAAVGSLLGVAVGWGMVRIIAIALGQVDLELTFSFQWQSVIMAYTLGTVLTFVVVIISSWRISRLNIVRAIRDIPEPRISRKTIKGLILAILLPVLGLTLTVSGLKDAQLSSFMLGTSLIIIGLPLLARRFGLQERAAFTIAGLGLVVWWLLPPGALESILPEMQQGMEMFFLSGIMLVIGAVWAVIYNSDLLIAAMVGLFGRIRGLAPVLKIAVSYPLQNRFRTGITLAMFSLIVFTLIVMAFITHNMGAIFSDTETLSGGFDIRADTSYTNPIPDIRASLQQGEGVTLEDFEAIGSFNGALVKLRQEVPETEQEFTDFYLQGVDAGYTDSVTYGFTMMAEGYDSPREVWQALQEEPGTAVVAAFLVPVRGDYSMGGPDLDFQLEGFFIDDETLPEVYIQAQDARTGVEQRLRVIGVLDQLAFYAGGVVTSQETVNALLSQQVPPLTYMFRLEESVDAEATAKALEKQFLVHGMQAEVLEEEIRDIASINLMMNNLLQGFMGLGLVVGIAALGVIAARSVVERRKQIGVLRALGFQKGMVQLSFLLESSFIALLGIALGVALGAGLSVQIIDQMSEFFEGMKYQIPWVNIVVVVVIAYGASLLTTYLPARQAAKIYPAEALRFE; this comes from the coding sequence ATGGAAAAGTTATTTGGCATACCGATCGATCAACTTATGATAGTCCTACTGGTCATCTTCGGCCTGGGGGTCGCCATCATGGCTGTGGTTGCCGTGCGAAACCGGGTAATCTTTAAAATGGCGTTGCGCAACCCCCCTCGGCGCCGGGCACAAACAGCCCTTATTGTGCTGGGCCTGATGCTGGCCACCCTTCTCTTCTCCGCCTCCTTTACCACCGGTGACACCCTTTCACATTCCATTCGGGTCGAAGTGCTGAGCGTGATCGGAGAGATTGACGTAATGGTGCTGTCAGAGACGCCAGAGGCGTCTGGCCGAACTGCCTACTTCGACCAGGCCTATTTTGAGACTGTTCGCGAGGGCCTGGAGGGCGTTCCCGAGGTGGAGGGTGTGGCCCCTCTGGCCGCCGAGGTTGCTCCAGTCGTCGCGCTGGACACGGGATTGAACGAGCCCCAGGTCAGCATCTTCGGCTATGCCGGGGAGTGGATGAGCGGCTTTGACGTGCTGGAGGATGAACAGGGGAGTATTCTCTCTTTATCTGACTTGGCTGGCGGTCAGGTGTATATAAGCAGCGAGCTCGCCAGTGAGCTAGGGGTGGACACCGGTGACACGGTGAACGTGTATTTGGGGTCTCAACCCGCTGCCATGGAAGTGGCTGGGGTGTACGAGAAGGGGGCGAACCCCGCTGGGGAGCTTTCTCTGGTAATGCCCCTGCCCCAGCTACAGGCGCTGTCGGGCAACGAGGGCAAGATAAACTACATTATTATCACCAACCGGGGAGATGCCATCCAGGGAGCTCAGCATACTGACGCGGTGTTATCCAGCCTGGAACCCCTGTTAGAAGGGAGTGGGCTGGAGGCAGAACCGGTGAAGCAGGATTTCCTGGATGATGCCGACGCTGCTGGGAGCGCCTTCTCCGCTATCTTCCTGATGTTCGGACAGTTCTCCATTGCGGCGGGCATTCTGCTTATATTCCTCATCTTTGTTATGCTGGCGGCGGAGCGGAAAGGGGAGCTGGGCATCGCCCGGGCGGTAGGCGCGCAGCAGGGACACATAATCCGCATGTTCGCATTCGAAGGGGCCATCTACGCTCTTATCGCTGCCGCCGTAGGTAGCCTGCTGGGAGTGGCGGTGGGATGGGGGATGGTCCGTATCATCGCCATTGCCTTGGGCCAGGTGGACCTTGAGTTGACCTTCTCTTTCCAATGGCAGAGTGTGATCATGGCCTACACCCTGGGGACAGTGCTCACCTTCGTCGTGGTCATTATCTCTTCATGGAGGATAAGTCGCCTTAATATCGTTCGGGCCATCCGGGATATACCCGAGCCTCGCATCAGTCGCAAGACTATCAAGGGGTTGATTCTGGCCATCCTGCTGCCGGTGTTAGGACTCACCCTCACCGTTTCAGGCCTTAAGGATGCACAGTTGAGCAGCTTCATGTTGGGGACCTCGCTTATAATTATCGGCTTGCCCCTACTGGCCAGGCGCTTTGGCCTGCAGGAGCGGGCCGCCTTCACTATTGCTGGTCTGGGCCTGGTGGTATGGTGGCTCCTTCCCCCAGGCGCCCTGGAATCCATTCTGCCAGAGATGCAGCAGGGCATGGAGATGTTCTTCCTTTCCGGCATCATGCTGGTTATTGGGGCAGTGTGGGCCGTCATCTACAACTCAGATCTGCTGATAGCGGCTATGGTAGGACTCTTCGGGCGCATCCGGGGCCTGGCCCCGGTGCTCAAGATCGCCGTATCCTACCCCTTACAAAACCGCTTCCGCACTGGCATTACCCTGGCCATGTTCTCCTTGATAGTGTTCACCCTCATCGTGATGGCCTTTATCACCCACAATATGGGTGCAATTTTCTCGGATACGGAGACGCTATCCGGCGGCTTTGACATCCGCGCTGATACCAGCTACACCAACCCCATCCCCGATATCCGGGCCTCCCTGCAGCAGGGTGAAGGTGTGACCCTGGAAGACTTCGAGGCCATCGGCAGCTTTAACGGAGCGCTGGTAAAGTTGAGGCAAGAAGTGCCGGAAACGGAACAAGAATTCACCGACTTCTACCTCCAGGGAGTGGATGCGGGCTACACTGACAGTGTTACTTACGGTTTCACCATGATGGCTGAGGGCTACGACTCACCACGGGAGGTGTGGCAGGCTCTTCAGGAAGAGCCCGGGACGGCTGTGGTCGCCGCCTTCCTCGTGCCTGTCAGGGGTGACTACAGCATGGGTGGCCCCGACTTGGACTTTCAACTGGAAGGGTTCTTCATAGATGACGAGACCCTGCCGGAGGTGTACATACAGGCGCAGGACGCCCGCACCGGGGTCGAGCAAAGGCTCCGGGTCATCGGGGTACTGGATCAGCTAGCCTTCTACGCTGGCGGGGTGGTAACCTCCCAGGAGACGGTGAATGCCCTGCTTTCACAGCAAGTGCCGCCTCTAACTTATATGTTCCGGCTCGAGGAGAGCGTGGATGCCGAAGCCACCGCCAAGGCGTTGGAGAAACAATTTCTAGTGCACGGAATGCAGGCAGAAGTGCTGGAAGAGGAGATCCGAGATATAGCCAGCATTAACCTGATGATGAATAACCTGCTCCAGGGCTTTATGGGTTTGGGCCTGGTAGTAGGTATTGCTGCCCTGGGGGTCATCGCTGCCCGCTCCGTGGTGGAGCGAAGAAAGCAGATCGGCGTGCTGCGAGCCCTGGGCTTCCAGAAGGGTATGGTGCAGCTCTCCTTCCTGCTGGAGTCCTCCTTCATTGCCTTGCTGGGCATTGCCCTCGGTGTTGCCCTGGGCGCGGGCCTCTCTGTCCAGATCATCGACCAGATGAGTGAGTTTTTCGAAGGGATGAAGTATCAGATTCCCTGGGTCAATATCGTGGTGGTGGTCGTCATTGCCTATGGCGCTTCGCTGCTTACCACCTATCTGCCGGCGCGGCAGGCTGCTAAAATCTATCCCGCGGAGGCGCTTCGATTCGAATAG
- a CDS encoding 4Fe-4S dicluster domain-containing protein, translating into MSKKLAVIPELCSGCSICELVCAIQHFGVNNPKKSAIRVLITYPHPVMRMPIVCSQCKGAPCAKVCPTDAIRWIEGVIHLDEEDCISCYKCVEACPFGAVYAHEDCDLPIVCDMCGGDPECVKKCPKGALRLIPEAALGESRRLDNVLSYTQMKEIEFYEKGEKKIIHYAEIGREEL; encoded by the coding sequence ATGTCGAAAAAGCTAGCGGTGATTCCGGAGCTGTGTTCCGGCTGCAGTATCTGTGAACTGGTGTGCGCCATCCAGCACTTCGGGGTGAACAACCCCAAGAAGTCGGCTATAAGGGTGCTGATTACGTACCCCCATCCGGTCATGAGAATGCCCATCGTGTGCAGTCAGTGTAAGGGTGCCCCGTGTGCCAAGGTATGTCCAACCGACGCCATTCGATGGATTGAGGGCGTCATCCACTTAGACGAGGAGGACTGCATTTCATGCTATAAATGTGTGGAGGCGTGCCCCTTCGGGGCCGTTTACGCTCATGAGGACTGTGACCTGCCTATCGTGTGTGATATGTGCGGGGGCGATCCGGAGTGTGTCAAGAAATGCCCCAAAGGGGCGCTCAGGCTCATTCCTGAAGCTGCGCTGGGTGAGTCCAGGCGCCTTGACAATGTACTGAGCTATACCCAGATGAAGGAGATCGAATTCTACGAGAAGGGAGAGAAGAAGATTATCCACTATGCCGAGATAGGTAGGGAAGAGCTATGA
- a CDS encoding aldehyde ferredoxin oxidoreductase family protein: MSLKSGYFKKHLHVDLAKDSAERRDLPDVFIDKYIGGRGFGAKLVWDNLRRHDFKIDPLGVENLLVIAPGPLTGVYLPASGKTSFVAISPATGLYGDSSIGGSFGVELRQTGVDVLSITGRAQQLSIIFVDNDKTMVISMPELEGRSCLEAEGMIKERLGTYAVHVAVIGVAGENMVRFACVNADWGRNAGRTGLGAIMGSKNLKAVVVRGQKDIPVYDVPGLVAETEKACKYLEEHKYFKMWQQEGLMNVIDYANEKGILPAYNFKDSVFTRHDQINGATMLDHYKIGDSACFSCPMCCSNICLVKNGKYAGTVVEGPEYESCAMLGPNLGIDNFAAILAANRRCDELGVDTISTGNIVGAVIEGYEKGILSLSDLDGREITWGDEDAILELIQRIADRQGIGDVLADGARRIIEKWPEMDKVILQVKGLEQSAYDSRPSISMGLAYATSDIGAHHTRAWTIAKEMEEGQGWSDDEKVDTVIYHQKLRPLFDMLGVCRLPWIELGLSERHYENFYRYVTGKESTLEELLELSNDIYDLTRLINVRLGVSRKDDSLPHKVWANPPLTGPNAGRVIDRDDFQRLLSLYYKKRGWDEEGKPPARLEKKFDD, from the coding sequence ATGAGTCTGAAGAGCGGATATTTTAAAAAGCACCTGCACGTAGACCTTGCCAAGGACAGTGCCGAACGAAGGGATCTGCCGGATGTATTCATCGATAAGTATATCGGTGGACGGGGCTTCGGCGCGAAACTGGTATGGGATAACCTGAGGAGGCACGATTTCAAGATAGACCCCCTCGGTGTGGAGAATCTCCTGGTCATCGCACCGGGGCCCCTGACGGGGGTATACCTGCCCGCATCGGGAAAGACCTCATTTGTCGCCATCTCACCGGCTACCGGCCTCTACGGCGATTCCTCGATCGGCGGCAGCTTCGGTGTCGAGCTGCGGCAGACGGGAGTTGACGTTCTCTCCATTACCGGTCGGGCGCAGCAGTTGTCCATCATTTTCGTTGACAACGATAAAACCATGGTCATTTCCATGCCTGAACTGGAGGGGAGAAGCTGCCTTGAGGCTGAGGGAATGATCAAGGAGCGGCTGGGCACCTACGCAGTTCATGTCGCTGTTATCGGCGTCGCCGGGGAGAACATGGTGAGATTCGCCTGTGTCAATGCCGACTGGGGCCGCAATGCCGGCAGGACCGGGTTAGGGGCGATCATGGGCTCAAAGAACCTGAAGGCGGTCGTGGTGCGGGGACAAAAGGACATTCCGGTTTATGACGTGCCCGGGCTGGTAGCGGAGACCGAGAAGGCCTGTAAATACCTCGAGGAGCACAAGTATTTCAAGATGTGGCAGCAGGAAGGCCTAATGAACGTCATCGATTACGCCAACGAGAAGGGGATTCTGCCAGCATACAATTTCAAGGACAGCGTTTTCACCAGGCACGATCAGATTAACGGCGCGACGATGCTCGACCACTATAAGATAGGCGATAGCGCATGTTTTTCGTGTCCCATGTGCTGTAGCAACATCTGCCTGGTGAAGAATGGTAAGTATGCCGGCACGGTGGTCGAGGGGCCGGAATATGAATCGTGTGCCATGTTAGGCCCGAACCTGGGAATCGATAATTTCGCTGCTATTCTCGCTGCAAACCGGCGGTGCGATGAGCTCGGGGTGGATACAATTTCGACAGGCAATATCGTGGGAGCGGTGATAGAGGGGTACGAGAAGGGAATCCTGTCGCTATCCGACCTCGATGGCAGGGAGATCACCTGGGGGGATGAGGATGCCATCCTGGAACTGATACAGAGGATCGCCGACCGGCAGGGGATCGGCGATGTCCTCGCTGACGGGGCTCGCCGTATAATCGAGAAGTGGCCCGAGATGGACAAGGTTATACTCCAGGTCAAAGGCCTGGAGCAGTCGGCCTACGACAGCCGCCCAAGCATCTCGATGGGGTTGGCATACGCAACCTCGGACATAGGCGCGCACCACACACGGGCGTGGACTATCGCCAAGGAAATGGAGGAGGGGCAGGGTTGGTCTGACGATGAGAAGGTCGATACTGTTATCTATCACCAGAAGCTGCGCCCGCTATTTGATATGCTCGGTGTCTGCCGCCTGCCCTGGATTGAGCTGGGACTGAGCGAACGGCATTACGAGAATTTCTACAGGTATGTGACGGGAAAGGAATCGACTCTTGAGGAACTGCTAGAACTGTCGAATGATATTTATGACCTGACGCGTCTGATAAATGTCCGCCTTGGCGTGAGTCGCAAGGACGATAGTCTTCCCCACAAGGTATGGGCTAACCCTCCTCTAACTGGGCCCAATGCTGGCAGGGTAATCGACAGGGATGATTTCCAGAGGCTTCTTTCGCTGTATTATAAGAAGCGGGGCTGGGACGAGGAAGGCAAGCCGCCGGCCAGGCTTGAGAAGAAGTTCGACGATTAG
- a CDS encoding nitroreductase family protein — MDILEVIKTRRSIRKYTPDPISEEEINKILEAGRWAPSASNRQPWRFIVLRSSETKRKLAETFTWGGCLSQAPLGIAVTVNPRASNHPVEDGAVATQNMLLEAHSLGLGACWIGAYGSVNEESAMDILNVPDDERLLSIIAIGHPAESPQSTRKELDELIFTDRYGRA, encoded by the coding sequence ATGGATATACTAGAAGTAATTAAGACTAGAAGAAGTATAAGAAAATACACGCCAGACCCCATCTCCGAGGAGGAAATAAACAAGATTCTGGAAGCAGGCAGATGGGCGCCATCTGCGAGCAACAGGCAGCCTTGGAGGTTCATAGTTTTACGAAGCAGTGAGACGAAAAGAAAACTGGCGGAAACATTTACTTGGGGCGGATGTCTTTCACAAGCTCCTTTGGGGATTGCGGTAACGGTAAATCCAAGAGCGTCAAACCACCCTGTTGAGGATGGGGCTGTAGCAACGCAGAACATGCTTCTCGAGGCTCATTCGCTAGGCCTGGGAGCGTGCTGGATTGGGGCTTACGGCAGCGTAAATGAAGAAAGCGCAATGGACATCCTTAATGTTCCCGATGACGAGAGGCTCCTTTCTATTATTGCCATAGGTCACCCGGCCGAATCTCCCCAGAGTACGAGAAAAGAGCTAGACGAGTTGATTTTTACTGACAGGTATGGCAGAGCATAA
- the mnmA gene encoding tRNA 2-thiouridine(34) synthase MnmA: MVTVKVVVAMSGGVDSSVAAALLKEEGYQVIGATMQIWPSNELADEADRFGGCCGLDAVSEAKRVAYRLAIPHYVMNFKDLFEQKVIDDFCREYSLGRTPNPCIRCNEHIKFDALLSRAKGLEADFLVTGHYARIEYNEVRGRYLLKKGVDRGKDQSYVLYRMSQDQLRYALMPLGGFTKERVRQMARELGLPVADKAESQEICFIPDGDYTVFLREYMPQAVKPGPILDREGNTLGEHRGILFYTIGQRKGLGISATEPLYVVAIDRGRNAVTVGSRREVYGDELIAADLNWVAIEPPKQPLEIKARIRYRHREADAVLTPLPNGERVRVKFKKPQMAITPGQAVVFYHKDTVVGGGTIEWAK, encoded by the coding sequence ATAGTCACGGTGAAGGTAGTAGTAGCAATGAGCGGCGGGGTGGATTCCTCCGTGGCCGCCGCTCTGCTCAAAGAGGAGGGTTACCAGGTCATTGGCGCGACCATGCAAATCTGGCCGTCGAACGAGCTGGCCGATGAGGCGGACAGATTCGGCGGTTGCTGTGGTCTCGATGCCGTGTCGGAGGCAAAAAGGGTAGCCTATAGACTGGCTATCCCCCACTATGTAATGAACTTTAAAGACCTTTTTGAACAAAAGGTCATAGATGACTTCTGTCGGGAATACAGCCTGGGAAGGACCCCCAATCCCTGTATCAGGTGTAATGAGCATATAAAGTTCGATGCCCTACTCAGCAGGGCTAAAGGTCTGGAAGCCGATTTTTTGGTCACGGGCCACTATGCGAGAATAGAATACAATGAGGTACGTGGGAGGTATCTTCTTAAGAAGGGGGTTGACCGTGGGAAAGACCAGTCCTACGTGCTATATAGGATGAGCCAGGATCAATTGAGGTATGCTTTAATGCCCCTGGGGGGCTTTACCAAGGAGAGGGTAAGGCAAATGGCTCGAGAACTGGGATTGCCGGTGGCAGACAAAGCGGAGAGCCAGGAGATTTGCTTCATCCCGGACGGTGACTACACCGTGTTCCTCAGAGAATATATGCCACAGGCGGTGAAGCCAGGGCCGATACTGGACCGGGAGGGTAATACCCTGGGAGAGCATCGAGGAATCCTGTTTTATACTATCGGACAGCGCAAGGGGCTGGGCATATCAGCCACTGAACCCTTGTATGTAGTAGCCATTGACCGGGGAAGAAACGCTGTTACCGTGGGTTCCAGGAGGGAGGTCTATGGGGATGAACTCATCGCCGCCGATCTGAACTGGGTAGCCATCGAGCCGCCAAAGCAACCCCTCGAGATAAAGGCCAGGATAAGGTATCGCCACCGAGAGGCGGATGCGGTGCTCACTCCCCTACCGAACGGGGAAAGGGTCCGCGTAAAATTCAAAAAGCCCCAGATGGCTATAACACCCGGTCAGGCGGTAGTTTTTTACCATAAGGATACTGTGGTGGGCGGCGGGACCATAGAATGGGCAAAGTAG
- the fdhD gene encoding formate dehydrogenase accessory sulfurtransferase FdhD codes for MMDEIKGLNILRITEEGRHEVEEVVVREFPLTIILNNQELVTLLCSPKDLNYLAIGFLSSEGLIQHKGEIGKISLTDDESVVQVETEGAKGAATELLFRRLITSGGGRGVTSYPAYDVASKGRVESEMRISAGVVFALVEEFQQRSQIYKVTHGVHSAALCDAKDILLFAEDIGRHNAIDKLFGRCILEDIPIGDRLVISSGRISSEIVLKIARRDIPIVISKAAPTDRAVDLAAHLGITLIGFVRGRSMNVYTGGWRVIGD; via the coding sequence ATGATGGACGAAATAAAAGGGTTAAATATACTTCGTATTACTGAGGAGGGCAGACACGAGGTCGAGGAGGTTGTCGTCAGGGAGTTTCCCCTCACCATTATTTTAAATAACCAGGAACTGGTAACCCTGCTCTGCAGCCCAAAAGACCTGAACTATCTGGCCATTGGTTTTCTTTCCTCCGAAGGTTTGATACAGCATAAAGGCGAGATCGGTAAAATTAGCCTCACCGACGATGAGAGCGTAGTACAGGTAGAAACCGAGGGGGCTAAGGGAGCGGCCACGGAGCTGCTATTCAGGCGTCTTATTACCTCTGGTGGCGGCCGTGGGGTTACTTCTTATCCCGCTTACGATGTCGCCAGTAAGGGGCGGGTGGAGTCCGAGATGAGGATATCGGCCGGTGTGGTTTTTGCCCTCGTAGAAGAGTTTCAGCAGCGCTCCCAGATTTATAAGGTAACGCACGGGGTTCATAGCGCTGCCCTGTGTGATGCAAAGGACATCCTGCTCTTCGCTGAGGACATCGGAAGGCACAATGCCATCGATAAGCTCTTCGGTAGGTGTATCCTGGAAGATATACCCATAGGTGACCGGTTGGTAATCTCCAGCGGCAGGATCTCCTCGGAGATAGTGCTGAAGATAGCGAGAAGGGATATCCCCATAGTAATCTCCAAGGCTGCTCCTACAGACCGGGCGGTTGATCTGGCTGCCCACCTCGGCATAACCCTTATCGGCTTCGTCCGGGGAAGGAGTATGAATGTCTACACCGGTGGCTGGAGGGTTATCGGTGATTAG
- a CDS encoding peroxiredoxin family protein — MNRENIKRWIVFSLLAVLAMLNWGCSTTAPVVGALAPAFTASTIDGETITLDELRGQPVFLSFWAINCAACRLQTPYIQAAFEEKGHEIQFIAIDSVDSSGAVQQYTEYYGLGFTMALDSYGEAARAYNIRYSPTNFLIDEQGVIKYIRIGRFMSQAELLAALDDYL; from the coding sequence ATGAATCGAGAAAATATTAAGCGATGGATAGTATTCAGCTTGCTGGCTGTCCTAGCAATGTTGAACTGGGGATGTTCTACTACTGCGCCGGTTGTTGGCGCCCTGGCCCCGGCTTTTACAGCCTCTACCATTGATGGAGAGACCATAACACTAGACGAGCTGAGGGGCCAGCCCGTTTTCCTCAGTTTCTGGGCTATTAACTGTGCGGCATGTCGACTGCAGACGCCGTATATTCAGGCCGCTTTCGAGGAAAAAGGGCATGAGATACAGTTCATCGCCATTGACTCGGTGGATAGCAGTGGTGCAGTACAGCAATATACCGAGTATTATGGCCTGGGGTTCACCATGGCTCTGGACAGCTATGGTGAAGCGGCCCGTGCCTACAATATTAGATATTCACCGACAAATTTCCTTATAGATGAGCAGGGGGTTATCAAGTATATTCGGATTGGACGCTTTATGAGCCAGGCTGAACTGCTGGCGGCGCTTGATGACTACCTATGA
- a CDS encoding cytochrome c biogenesis protein CcdA translates to MTDPSLPIAFGAGVAAFISPCVLPLVPIYLANLGGAAALSAEARRWTIFLHAISFVVGFSVVYIGLGASVGLIGVFFRPDLLRIIGGVIIILFGLYLLAAMKIPWLNYEIRLSRPFWGNVGYLRSALMGAVFSVGIGTCAYGTLGLILTMSANSQTAWKGAYLLAAYSMGLGIPFIAVGLALGASLPVIRWLRRRSNVISIISGILLIAIGILMLTNKLVLTNTLAYLS, encoded by the coding sequence ATGACTGATCCTTCCTTGCCCATTGCCTTCGGGGCAGGGGTGGCGGCATTTATCTCACCCTGTGTGCTGCCGCTGGTGCCTATATATCTGGCCAATTTGGGTGGTGCCGCTGCGCTATCAGCCGAAGCAAGGCGCTGGACCATTTTTCTCCACGCTATCAGCTTTGTGGTCGGGTTTTCCGTAGTCTATATTGGCCTCGGTGCGTCTGTGGGATTGATAGGGGTGTTTTTCCGCCCTGACCTGCTACGTATAATTGGGGGTGTTATAATTATCCTGTTTGGGTTATACCTGCTGGCTGCCATGAAGATACCCTGGCTCAACTACGAGATACGCCTTAGCCGGCCATTTTGGGGAAACGTTGGTTATCTGCGCTCTGCGCTGATGGGGGCAGTGTTCTCAGTGGGGATAGGAACCTGCGCATATGGGACACTGGGGCTGATCCTGACCATGTCGGCTAACTCACAAACGGCATGGAAAGGGGCCTACTTGCTCGCCGCCTATTCGATGGGATTGGGGATACCGTTTATCGCTGTCGGGCTGGCGCTGGGAGCTTCACTTCCGGTTATCAGATGGCTCAGGCGTCGGTCTAATGTAATCTCAATCATCAGCGGGATACTGCTCATCGCTATAGGAATACTAATGCTTACTAATAAGCTTGTGCTTACCAATACCCTTGCCTATCTATCCTGA